The Mycobacteriales bacterium genome includes the window ATGCACCTCGAGCCGCCCATCGCCCAGAGTTGCTCCGGGCATCGAGGCGACCAGATCGGGCGAGCAGTTCTTGACGCGGATCGCCGGATGCTCCAACAGGCGCAGGCCCTGGCCGACGGCGAACACCGTGACGCCGTCGCCGGTCGCGACCTGCTGCATCCGGTCCTCGGGGAGGTCGACGAGCACGTAAGCGTGCTGGCCGATGACGAAGCCTTCGGCGCCCGCGGCCGGCCCGTCGGCGACCCGCACGACGTTGCCGACGCAGGTCAGGAACTGCAGCGCCATGTTCGCGTCCGGATCACGGTGCCGCACCGACAGACCCGGCTCGACGTGGTCACCGGCGTACCCGGTGGCCGGATCGCCGCAATGTACGCCGAGCGTCACCCCGCCCATGCCCGGCAACGAGAACGGCCGGCCGTCGGGGTCGACCCGGAACGCATGCCGGTCGGAGAGCGGCGGCCACACCTCGCCGCTGAGCACCTGGGTGACGACGGCACCCGCATTGGTCTCTACCTTCATCGAACCCCCTCGTCGGCGCTCTGCGCGGGCAGCCCGAGCCGGAACCCGCGCACCCGGATCGAAGGCGCGCTGACGCAGCCGTTCCAGACGTTCATCAACGGATGCGAACCGATGGCGGTGCCGATGGCGTCGATCCGCGCGAACGCGTCGAGCACACTCTCGCTGAACCGGCAGCCCGCCAGCGGAGTGGTCAACCGGCCGTCCTCGATCCGCCATGCCGCGTCTCTCGTCGTACCGGCGATCGTCCCGGACTCGGCGTCGACGACCCGGGTGTACCAGAGCCGTTCCACGTAGACCCCGCGACCG containing:
- a CDS encoding DUF4438 domain-containing protein, whose translation is MKVETNAGAVVTQVLSGEVWPPLSDRHAFRVDPDGRPFSLPGMGGVTLGVHCGDPATGYAGDHVEPGLSVRHRDPDANMALQFLTCVGNVVRVADGPAAGAEGFVIGQHAYVLVDLPEDRMQQVATGDGVTVFAVGQGLRLLEHPAIRVKNCSPDLVASMPGATLGDGRLEVHVAAVVPPEAVGAGSGMISEYANTDLMGAYAGLGDDLSLGLEGLRVGDLVALTDQDHSYGRGYREGHLTVGVISTGHCMLFGHGPGPSSLLSGPAEAFSVVVDQDANLGTFFAEGRS